A window of Terriglobales bacterium genomic DNA:
CTTCGCGGTAAACGTAAAGGGTACCTTCCTAACCTGTCAGCTCGCCGCTTCGCGTCTGAAGAGCAACGGCGTGATCATAAACTTCTCGTCTTCCACCACGGCCCTTGCGCTGCCCACCTACGCTACGTATGTGGCTACGAAGGGCGCGGTGGAGCAAATGAGCCACGTCTTCGCGAAAGAGATGGGTTTCAGAGGCATCCGTGTAAATGTTGTGTCACCGGGTCCGGTGATGACAGATCTCTTTACGACAGGAAAGACCGCGGACGACATCAAACGTATGGCGAGTCTCTCGGCC
This region includes:
- a CDS encoding SDR family oxidoreductase; amino-acid sequence: FAVNVKGTFLTCQLAASRLKSNGVIINFSSSTTALALPTYATYVATKGAVEQMSHVFAKEMGFRGIRVNVVSPGPVMTDLFTTGKTADDIKRMASLSAFNRIGEPADISNAVTWLASDEAAWISGQNIRVNGALI